AACTCGTCGCCGCCCAAGCCTTGCCGAAATACCAGGGCTTTCAGCAGAAACAAGGACCGGTCCTTGAAATCTGTTTGACACCCCCCGGCGAGAGTCGACAATTTCCGGGAAGGGTTGCCAGCCCCCGGAGATCAACGATGAAGGCGCCTTTCCCGATCCTGGCCGGCGCGGTCGCGGTCCTGCTGGCGGTTCCTGCCGGCGCGCAGGAGAAGATCAACCTGCTCAATAAAGGCAAGTCCGAAGAGTCCGCTCAGAAGATCAAGGCGCTCCAGAAAGAGCGGATCGCTGCTTTGAAGGACGTGGCGGAACAAACCGCGGCCCTGTTCAAAAACGGGCGCACGACAGCCGACGAGGTGTACGAAGCGCGCCTGACGGCGCTCCGGGCAGAACTGGACGCCGCGGAGAAAGGACCGGAGCGCGTCGCGCTCCACAAGAGCGTCGTGGACGTGTTGAAGGAGTACGAGACGTGGGCCGTCGCTCAGCACGAGGCCGCACGGGCCACCGCCGCGACCGCCCTCAAGGTGAAGGCGCGGCGCCTGGAGTCCGAGATTCACTTGGAGCGGGCCACGATCGAGGCTGGCAAAGAGAACAAGTAACCAAGTCCGAACCACCAGACGGCGATAACCGGCCCGGCGAGGGCACGTTCCCGCCGAGCCGGTTGCTTTATTCACACCACCCCGAGGGTCTCCGCATGCGCCACGTCTTCCGCCTGGGGCTCGCGCTCGTCGCCGCCGGTTCGTTCCTCGCGCCGGCGCGGGCCGACGAGCCCGCCGTCCGCAAGGCGGTCACCTTTTACGCTTCGTTCGACGAGTCCGTGAAGGGCGACGCCGGCGCGGGCGCCCTCGACGCGGGCACGCGGTTCCCGCACCCGACCGAGAAGGGGCAGTTCGTCTTCGAGAAAGGGGTGGACGCGAGTGCGCTGAAGATCGCGAAGGATAAGGGTGTCGCGGGCGGGACGCTCGAAGTGAGCGGCCCGCTGCCGAAGAACGGCTGGCCGTACTTCCCGGCGAAGGGCAATTTGGCGTACAAGAAGGACGGCTGGTCCGGTTCCCTCTCGCTGTGGTGCAACACGGACCCGAACCGGCTCATCAAGGCACAGTTCTGCGACCCGGTGCAGATCACGCAGAAGGGGTACGACAACGGCGCGTTGTGGTTCGATTTCAACGACGCGAAGCCGCGCGCGTTACGGTTCGGCGCGTTCCCGACTCGCGCCACCGGGCAGAAGGCGGTCCCCGAGTCCGACCCGAAGGTGCCGATGGTCCGCGCGGGGGTGGTGGACTGGAAAGAGGGCGAGTGGCACCACGTGGCGCTCACGTTCCATAACCTCGACACGGGCAAACCGGACGCCGTCACCACGCTGTACATCGACGGCAAGCGGATCGGCGAAGTGAAGGACCAGGCGCTCGCGATGGGCTGGGACATCGAGAGAGCGGGCGTGTACCTCGCGCTCGGTTACATCGGGTTCCTGGACGAGTTCGCCCTCTTCGACCGCGCGTTGACGGCCGAGGAGGTGGCGCTGTTGCACAAGAAGCCCGACATGTTGGCCCCGCTCAAGAAGAAGTAGTGGGTGGTTCGGAGGGTGCGGCCCTCTCCCGCCGAGTTACTAATGAGTCCGGCCCGAATAACGCCCCATCTGAGTACCCACTGCCCTCTTCGCGGTGATCCGCAGTTGTGGCGTCCTCCCCCACAACTGGAGCCGGCTAGCAACCGTGACTTTCTTGTCCGTGTATGTACTGCATGCACGTCCGCGGTGTGAGGTTTAGCACCCGCAATAAGCGGGGCGCATCTGGAACACGAGCGGCCCGGCAAGTGTACCCCGCGGATCCCTGCCGTGCCCTCCGGAGTGCAACGTGGACTGGCAAACGCTCCGCCTCTGTCTGAAAGTCGGCCTCGCCGTGGGCCTGTCGTACCTGCTCACCTACGGGTGAGCGGTCCCAATACGCCCTGTACGCGGTAATGACCGCCGCGCTCGTCGTCGGTGAGAACTTCGGGGACGACCTGAACCAATCGCTCGTGCGGCTGGTCGGCACGCTGTTGGGCGCGTGCGTCGGGGTCACGTTCCTGATCACCCTCGGCGTCGACATCTGGTCGGTCGTCGCCTGCGCGGTGGTCGCGGGCTTCCTCTCGCGCTTGGTGAAGTTGGAGCAACTCAGCCGGGTGACCCTCGCCGTGTGCATGGTCACGCTCCTCTTGCACCCCGACCAGGTCACGTCCTACGGGCTGTACCGGCTCGCCAACACGCTGATCGGAGCCGGGATCGGGCTCGCGGTGAGCCTCTTCGTGTGGCCCGTTCGAGCCGAGGCCGCGGCCACGCGAGCCGGGCACCACTGGGCGTCGAGGTCGATCAGGAACCGGGACCGCCAGGTGATATCGCCTCGGCCGCCCGAGCGCCCTCGACGGCAAGCCGCCGGTCCTCATCACGCTGCTCCCGCTCGGCGCGTTCCTTCACCTGAAGATCCTCATGTGGCCGAACGACACAGCTCAGCAGCGGTGGGGCGCCGGTG
This region of Gemmata massiliana genomic DNA includes:
- a CDS encoding LamG domain-containing protein, with amino-acid sequence MRHVFRLGLALVAAGSFLAPARADEPAVRKAVTFYASFDESVKGDAGAGALDAGTRFPHPTEKGQFVFEKGVDASALKIAKDKGVAGGTLEVSGPLPKNGWPYFPAKGNLAYKKDGWSGSLSLWCNTDPNRLIKAQFCDPVQITQKGYDNGALWFDFNDAKPRALRFGAFPTRATGQKAVPESDPKVPMVRAGVVDWKEGEWHHVALTFHNLDTGKPDAVTTLYIDGKRIGEVKDQALAMGWDIERAGVYLALGYIGFLDEFALFDRALTAEEVALLHKKPDMLAPLKKK
- a CDS encoding FUSC family protein — protein: MYAVMTAALVVGENFGDDLNQSLVRLVGTLLGACVGVTFLITLGVDIWSVVACAVVAGFLSRLVKLEQLSRVTLAVCMVTLLLHPDQVTSYGLYRLANTLIGAGIGLAVSLFVWPVRAEAAATRAGHHWASRSIRNRDRQVISPRPPERPRRQAAGPHHAAPARRVPSPEDPHVAERHSSAAVGRR